The sequence AGATATTGACGATTGGACTATATGAACGTTGGATACATTACTTTAATTTAAGATGAAAATTGAAACTTTGAAACAACATTTAATGTTGGAGAAAAACTTTGCTTGAATAAACATGACGGGAGATAATGTTACTTATTAGCTCCATATTTTGCTAAAGTTCAACTTCACAGCAGCAATTCGTAAGGGAATGAGGAAATGAATGTACCAATAATGAATGTACCGTTAAAGAATAGTCAAGATTTGTCCTGGCGTTATTGGTTTACTCTTCCTATTTATCCTTATGGTAAACGACGTACGATTCGCCGAGAAGTTGTTAAGGATACGATTTGGACTTTTGAACAAATTCAGGGAATTTTTTATGTAGTTGTGCCGATTCGCATGACTGCTGTCAAAATGGAACAAGGAGGATTGTTAATTTATGCCCCGGTTGCACCGACAAAAGAGTGTATCTCTTTGGTGAATGAATTAGAGGCAGAACATGGCTCTGTTAAGTATATTATTTTGCCAACAATTTCTGGTTTGGAACATAAAGTTTTTGTTGGTCCGTTTGCGAGAAAGTTTCCGAATGCAGAGGTGTTTGTTGCACCGAATCAATGGAGTTTCCCTCTGAATTTACCGCTAAGTTGGCTTGGTTTTCCGTCGCAACGCACCCAGTTACTTCCGGAAGATAGTAGTCAAGCTGTTTTTGCTGATGAGTTTGATTATGCTATTCTCGGTTCGATCGCCCTCGGACCAGGTAGTTTTGAGGAGGTGGCTTTTTTCCATAAGCGATCGCGTACTTTATTAGTAACAGATTCGGTGTTGTCGATACCTGAAGATCCTCCAGCGATCGCGCAATTAGATCCTTATCCTCTCTTATTTCATGCTAAAGATCGAGCCTCGGATCTCGTTGTCGATAATCAAGCTAACCGTCGCAAAGGATGGCAAAGGATCGCCTTATTTGCCATGTATTTCCAGCCTAGCGTCCTCGAAACCATTCCTTGGACTCAGGTATTCACAGAAGCTTCTCAAGCCCCAGATCGCTCAAAAAAGGCTTATTACGGCTTATTTCCCTTTCGATGGAAACCGCATTGGCAGCGATCGTTTGAGGCTTTGCGAGGTGACGGGCGTTTATTTGTGGCTCCAATTTTACAAACTCTGATTCTCAATCGCGCACCCCAGGAAACTCTTACTTGGGCTGACAGAGTAGCAAATTGGGACTTTCAACGCATTATTTCTTGTCACCTTCACTCACCAATTGCAGCCAGATCGCAGCAATTTCGAGAAGCTTTTTCTTTCCTGGAAAAACATTCTGCTGTCAGTGCAGGTTTGTTTAATATTAGTACTTATCCTTTACCAGAAGAAGATTTCAAATTGCTGCAAGATATTGATAAAAATCTTAATAAGTATGGCATTGTGCCGCCACCAAAAGAGAAAGTTTAGGGTTCCAGGGATGAGGGTAAACTGATAGAGATCGGGTCATTTTTTAGAAGAGTAATGGCTCAATCCTTGCCTGTACTTCCTCAATAATATCCTCGGTTGCACGCTCAACAAACTCAACCCGACGGGCTTGCCAATCTAAACTTTTGATTTGATCTGTAAGAATAATTCCGTAGGTTTTTAGGCTTGAAGGTAAAGAAACTTCAAAGGGATATCCTTTTTTTTTTCTTTGTAATCGGCATGAATAAAGCTAGGGAAGTTTTGCAGTTATAATCATAAGGAGAGATTACAAAAGCAGGTCTATTTCCTCTTTGTTCATGTCCTTTCGTAGGATCGAAATCTAAATAAACTATGTCTCTTCGACTGGGTACATAAGAATCATTTTGTGTTACAAGAGTAAAAATAAATTATCTCAAATATATAGCAAGAGGAGGTGATTTGTAAAAATATTTAATTGGCTGGTTTAAAGAATAAAATATAAGGTTTACACCTAAAATATAAAGTATGTTTTCGGAAAAAAAGCACCTCTAGAGAAAAATTTTGAGCGTTAGTTTGTTAACTCAATTTTTAATTCCCTTAAATCTTTCTTTGGCGTTTTTAAAGGCTTCTTGCATAACAGATTGAATTTTTTCAGGATCGGGTTTTTTACCTCCCATTAAGTCACCGAAATAAACGCAAGCACCTTCACCTAATGCAATTGTATAAGCAGCAGCCCAAGAAGCAGCGATCGCGCTTCCCAAGCCTGGCACAAATTTAATTAATTCTCGTCCGATCGCTTGGGCTAAAAATCCTCCAGCGATCGCGCTAACTACTCCTCCCGCTTGAGATGGTGTTAAAGTCTGTCCGTATAACTTTCCTAAGACTCCTACCATCGATACTTGCAAAGCCGTCAAAGTTGGCATAGTTGCAAAAGGTAACGGAACTGCGGCTAAAGCTGCCGACGCGATCGCAAATGCTAAAATATAACGTCGCCCCACATCTCGATATAAATTGCCCAATTCTTTACCCACTTCTTCATCTAATAACTGATGAATAGCGCGGGCTTCCGCTTCTGGCAGTAAATCGGCTAAAGTATCTCTGAGGGCTTCCAAACCATAAAATACCGGATTATAGCCATCTTCTGCTAAAGTAAAATCAATGAGGACGCTGCGATCGCATAAATCTTGAAAATCTGCTTTAATTGCCGCAAAAGCTCGATTTACTTCCTCATAATCTGGCGGATATTCCCGATGATCTTCGACATTGGGAGGATACAATTCATGCAAACAAGTCACCACCAATAAACAAGGAATATGCGGATAAGAATCTCGCAACTTTTGGGCAACTTGTTTCAAAGTATCCGTCGCAAAATCACTAATTTTGACCGTAAGAAGCAAAATTTTCGCATTGCGAGTTTCCTGTTTAAGATCCCCCACCAATTCTTGAATAATCGCCGGAGTTTCTTGCTTAACATCTCCGAGTCCTACCGTATCGGTAAAAATCAACAATGGCAAATCGCTGGAAGGATAAGTATAACGTTCAGTATGCTTAGTGTGAGGACGAAAACCCTGTCCGACAATCTCCTCAGAAACACCCGTCAATCCGCGTACAATCGAACTTTTTCCCGCTTGAGGCTTACCAATTAAAACTGCTTCAGTCGTGGGTAATTTCGCCCTCACCGCCTCTAAAATCTCCGCTACCTCAGCTTCGCTAACGCTGAACCAGCCAATCACTGTTTGGGCAGCTTTGTCAACAGGTAAAAGTTTGCTTAAGCGGGTTGTCGCATCATTCCAGACATTCGTAAAGCGATTTTTCCAAGACTCTTTTTCCGATGATGTGGTTACTTCCTCAGTCGGTTGGGGAAAATTTTCACGAGATTGTGGTTCATTCATGCACACCTAATTTACTTAGAGACTAAAAAGAGCGTTCATCTGTCACTTTTGTGAGTGAGATTAGGCTTATTTTAGCAAAACATATATTTCTGTGGCAGGATGTTGGCTCGTTTGCGATCTACGACAATAAGTCCATTGTTATCGGAAAAGCTTCATCGGCAAGTAGCTACGAAGAGAGGAAATTTTATGGATACTACCCAAGTAAATGAACAACAAAATACAAGACCACCTTACCCAAATATTCCGCCAATTTTGGAAAGTCGGGGTGACGAATATCGAGATAGTGGTATTGTAAGTACAGTAGCGATCGCCGGACATCCAATCCACCCAATTATTGTTACTTTTCCAGTTGGTTTTCTCAGTGGGGCGGCAGGCTCCGATCTTGCTTATTGGTTAACAGGCGACTTATTTTGGGCGCGGGCTTCATTTTGGCTAGTCGGAGTTGGTTTACTTAGCGGTATCCTAGCAGCAATTATTGGTATGTTTGATTTTACCAAAATTAAGCGCGTTCGCCAGCGTAACGCAGGTTGGGCGCATATGTATATTAATATTACTGCTTTAGTAATGACGGCAATCAATTTTGGCTTGCGACTTGGGGATCTCGAATCTGTTATCGTACCTACTGGATTAGCACTTTCGGTAGTGATTGCGACGCTATTAGGTATTGGTGGTTGGTTTGGCGGCGAGCTTACTTTCCGTCATAAAATAGGTGTAGTCGGTCCGAGTAATCGCGAGTAAATTAAATCTCGCTAGCTGAGTTATTTGATGCTGCTCATAATCGAGTCAACTCGAGCGGGGTTAGCGTAGGTGTTACTTTTAATTATACCTACGCTAACCATATAGACAATCAATTTACAAATCTTCGGCAACAGCACAGATATTTTGTATCTCTTCTTCCTCAGGATGAGTAGTCAAATAATTTTCGCTCCACGAACAACCTAACTTCATCAAATCATCTAGTTCTAAATAAACATTCCAGAGTTTAACTGTAGCATCAGACCCCGCAGAGGCTAAAAGCTGACCATTGGGAATAATGACCGAAAATCTTGGGTTTCAAGCCCCGTCCTTTAGCGAAGCGGAGGACGGCTTTTTGTTGCTATTTTGGGTTGAATCTGCTACCATTTTGATACTAACGTGGTCAGGATCAAATGTTGGTCTTGGAGTACAAGGTTAAGCCAAAGCCACAACAAGTAGCTGCCATTGAAGAGGCGATTCGGACAAGTCAGTTTGTGCGAAATAAAGTGCTTCGCTTCTGGATGGATAACACAGGTGTAGGTAAAGCTGAACTCTTTAGATACAACACAGCATTAAGAAATGAGTTTGAATTTGTCAAAGACTTAAACTCCCATGCTTGTCAAACTGCGGTTGAAAGAACACTGAGAGCAATTACTCGCTTTTACGAGAATTGTAAACAACAAAAACCAGGAAAAAAGGGCTATCCAAAGTTCAAGAAGCACTCACGCTCTGTAGAGTACAAAGTTTCGGGTTGGAAGTTGGACGAAAGCACCAAGAAGCATATCACCTTTACCGACAAAAAAGGAATAGGGAAACTAAAACTAATTGGTTCTAGAGACATTCAATACTTTCAGCCAGAGCAAATTAAACGGGTCAGAATTGTCAGGAGAGCAGACGGATATTATGTCCAATTCTCGATTAAATTAGACCCCAGAGATACCGTAAAACCTTTAACTCCTACTCAGAAGGCTGTAGGAATTGATGTGGGTTTGAAGTTTTTCATTGCTGATAGTCAGGGGAATACAGAAGTAGTTCCTCAATACTATAGAAAAGCAGAAAAACATCTTAATAGACTCAACCGTAGAAAATCAAATAAGTACCGCAAAGGCAAAAAAACGCAGTCCAATAATTATCACAAAGCAAGACAGCGATCTGCCAAAAAGCATTTAAAAGTAAGTAGGCAACGAGAAGAGTTCGTCAAGAGAGTGGCACTCCGTTTAATCCAATCTAACGATTTGGTCGCCTATGAAAATTTGAATGTCAAAGGCATGGTGAAGAATCGTCGTCTAGCTAAATCGATAACGGACGCAGGATGGTCAACTTTCCGTCAATGGTTAGAATACTTTGCAGACAAATATGGGAAATTAGCCATTGCTGTCCCTCCCCATAATACTTCTCAAAACTGCTCCAACTGTGGAGAGAAAGTAGAAAAATCTCTATCGACGAGAACTCATGTTTGTCATCATTGTAGGTTTGTTTGCGACCGGGACTGGAACGCGGCGATAAACATTCTGCAAAAAGCTTTATATATCGTGGGGCGCACGAAAATCTACGCTTCAGGAGAAACTTCCTCTTGGTTGGTTGGAGAAATCCTGTTAGCCAACGAAGATTCGTTGAATGAAGAATCCACGTCCTTATAGGGCGTGGAGCGTCAACCCTTGTCCGTAGCAATAATATGAATATCGACATCCTGGAGATATTTCATCAAATTTTGTACGGGAGAACTGTGCAAAAATAAATCCCAACGCGATCGCTGGGTTTGTCCGACAACCACTTGCGTAATATGATATCTGTGGGCTGTATCGGCGATCGCTTTCGGAATATTGGTACTATTCACGCGAATAAACTCACCCCCAAACTCTCGACAATATTGTTCGCAAATTTCCAAATAAACACCTTCATCTTTCGTTAAAAAGCGGTCAGGATTTGCGACATACAACGCATACAAACGCGCCCGCATTTGAGAAGCTAACCGTGCGCCTCGGCGTAATAATTGAGAAGAATGAGGATAGGTTGAAACACAAACCATGACTCGTTCGTGAACGCTACAATACTTATCTTTTGGGGTTTGAGATTCAGCAATTTCTTCAAGATTATCCGCCACTTCTCGTAGTGCCAATTCTCGCAACGCCACTAAATTGCGTCTTTGAAAGAAATTTCGCAGAGATTGTTCAATTTTTTCCGGTGCATAAATCTTACCTTCTTGCAATCTTTCCTCTAAAGTTTCTGGGGTAACATCCACCACCACCACTTCATCTGCTTCATCTAAAATACGGTCAGGAATCCTTTCTCTGACCACAACCCCTGTAATTTTAGCAACCAAATCGTTGAGACTTTCTAAGTGTTGAATATTAACCGTTGAAAAGACATCAATACCCGCTTCTAAGACGATTTCTACATCTTGATAACGCTTTTCTCTTCGGGAACCAGGGACATTCGTATGCGCCAATTCATCAATTAAAACTAATTGTGGTTGACGCTCAATAATGGCATCTGTATCCATTTCCGTGAGGGAAATATTTCCTCTTTGAATCTGTTGCCGAGGAATAATTTCTAACCCTGCTGCTGCTTCTGCTGTTTCCTCCCGTCCATGAGTTTCCAGTAACCCAATCACCACATCAAACCCTTGTTCTCGTAGTTCTTTTGCTTCTTCAAGCATACGGTAAGTTTTTCCAACTCCAGGCGCCATTCCCATGTAGATTCGATGTTTGCCTTGGCGTTGACTAGGAAGTTCGTAACCACTAGAAGAAGTAGATTTATTTTGCATTTTGTCTTTACTAATCATTGAGATAATTGCTCTATTTCAAGTTCATTCGGGCAAGCTTTTAACCATAGGAACAGTAAAGGTAAATGTGCTTCCTTCTCCTGGAGTAGAATCAACCCAAATTCTCCCCCCATGAGCGTTGACAACTTCTTGGCAAATTGCTAAACCTAGACCACTGCCGCCAATATCCTTTTCGGTTTGAACTTGAACGAATTTATCAAAAATTTTAGCTTGGTATTCCCAAGGAATTCCTGCCCCATTATCGGCTACAGATATTTCGACCCAATTTC comes from Oscillatoria salina IIICB1 and encodes:
- a CDS encoding DUF4336 domain-containing protein gives rise to the protein MNVPIMNVPLKNSQDLSWRYWFTLPIYPYGKRRTIRREVVKDTIWTFEQIQGIFYVVVPIRMTAVKMEQGGLLIYAPVAPTKECISLVNELEAEHGSVKYIILPTISGLEHKVFVGPFARKFPNAEVFVAPNQWSFPLNLPLSWLGFPSQRTQLLPEDSSQAVFADEFDYAILGSIALGPGSFEEVAFFHKRSRTLLVTDSVLSIPEDPPAIAQLDPYPLLFHAKDRASDLVVDNQANRRKGWQRIALFAMYFQPSVLETIPWTQVFTEASQAPDRSKKAYYGLFPFRWKPHWQRSFEALRGDGRLFVAPILQTLILNRAPQETLTWADRVANWDFQRIISCHLHSPIAARSQQFREAFSFLEKHSAVSAGLFNISTYPLPEEDFKLLQDIDKNLNKYGIVPPPKEKV
- a CDS encoding GTPase family protein; amino-acid sequence: MNEPQSRENFPQPTEEVTTSSEKESWKNRFTNVWNDATTRLSKLLPVDKAAQTVIGWFSVSEAEVAEILEAVRAKLPTTEAVLIGKPQAGKSSIVRGLTGVSEEIVGQGFRPHTKHTERYTYPSSDLPLLIFTDTVGLGDVKQETPAIIQELVGDLKQETRNAKILLLTVKISDFATDTLKQVAQKLRDSYPHIPCLLVVTCLHELYPPNVEDHREYPPDYEEVNRAFAAIKADFQDLCDRSVLIDFTLAEDGYNPVFYGLEALRDTLADLLPEAEARAIHQLLDEEVGKELGNLYRDVGRRYILAFAIASAALAAVPLPFATMPTLTALQVSMVGVLGKLYGQTLTPSQAGGVVSAIAGGFLAQAIGRELIKFVPGLGSAIAASWAAAYTIALGEGACVYFGDLMGGKKPDPEKIQSVMQEAFKNAKERFKGIKN
- a CDS encoding DUF2231 domain-containing protein, coding for MDTTQVNEQQNTRPPYPNIPPILESRGDEYRDSGIVSTVAIAGHPIHPIIVTFPVGFLSGAAGSDLAYWLTGDLFWARASFWLVGVGLLSGILAAIIGMFDFTKIKRVRQRNAGWAHMYINITALVMTAINFGLRLGDLESVIVPTGLALSVVIATLLGIGGWFGGELTFRHKIGVVGPSNRE
- a CDS encoding RNA-guided endonuclease InsQ/TnpB family protein is translated as MLVLEYKVKPKPQQVAAIEEAIRTSQFVRNKVLRFWMDNTGVGKAELFRYNTALRNEFEFVKDLNSHACQTAVERTLRAITRFYENCKQQKPGKKGYPKFKKHSRSVEYKVSGWKLDESTKKHITFTDKKGIGKLKLIGSRDIQYFQPEQIKRVRIVRRADGYYVQFSIKLDPRDTVKPLTPTQKAVGIDVGLKFFIADSQGNTEVVPQYYRKAEKHLNRLNRRKSNKYRKGKKTQSNNYHKARQRSAKKHLKVSRQREEFVKRVALRLIQSNDLVAYENLNVKGMVKNRRLAKSITDAGWSTFRQWLEYFADKYGKLAIAVPPHNTSQNCSNCGEKVEKSLSTRTHVCHHCRFVCDRDWNAAINILQKALYIVGRTKIYASGETSSWLVGEILLANEDSLNEESTSL
- a CDS encoding histidine kinase, translating into MQNKSTSSSGYELPSQRQGKHRIYMGMAPGVGKTYRMLEEAKELREQGFDVVIGLLETHGREETAEAAAGLEIIPRQQIQRGNISLTEMDTDAIIERQPQLVLIDELAHTNVPGSRREKRYQDVEIVLEAGIDVFSTVNIQHLESLNDLVAKITGVVVRERIPDRILDEADEVVVVDVTPETLEERLQEGKIYAPEKIEQSLRNFFQRRNLVALRELALREVADNLEEIAESQTPKDKYCSVHERVMVCVSTYPHSSQLLRRGARLASQMRARLYALYVANPDRFLTKDEGVYLEICEQYCREFGGEFIRVNSTNIPKAIADTAHRYHITQVVVGQTQRSRWDLFLHSSPVQNLMKYLQDVDIHIIATDKG